In the genome of Mucilaginibacter defluvii, one region contains:
- a CDS encoding glycosyltransferase family 2 protein, with translation MKVALIVPTFNRSQILMNLVSYIENQTVKPELFIVVNDGSTDNTSELLAAHPMVTELKGDGNLWWTGSVNLGIKYVLDNHPEIDHIILQNDDVIIADDWLETLIKVGEQNPKALVGCAAVDYRDKQSITYAGKYTNSWFAFNKFVYKGKKLDEIDRELPIYPFDLIGRGILIPVEVFHKIGLFDAEHFKHRGDTELPLRARKAGYKLILSFKPLVFEMPDKTHGVDIKQKYTFKDVKPFFWDFRSSTYIKYRFYYSRIVADNPLQFVTFFTFSLMAHSRKFLRRFKLV, from the coding sequence ATGAAAGTAGCATTAATAGTTCCAACGTTTAACAGGAGCCAGATATTAATGAATCTGGTGAGTTACATCGAAAATCAAACTGTAAAGCCCGAGCTTTTTATAGTGGTTAATGATGGGTCAACTGATAATACCTCTGAACTGCTTGCCGCGCATCCTATGGTTACTGAACTTAAAGGCGACGGCAACCTTTGGTGGACAGGTTCTGTTAACCTTGGCATCAAATACGTTTTGGATAATCATCCCGAAATTGACCATATAATCCTGCAAAACGACGATGTGATAATAGCTGACGACTGGCTGGAAACGCTGATCAAAGTTGGTGAGCAAAATCCTAAAGCTTTGGTAGGTTGTGCTGCCGTTGATTACCGCGATAAGCAATCCATCACTTACGCGGGCAAGTATACCAATAGCTGGTTTGCTTTTAATAAATTTGTTTATAAAGGTAAAAAGCTGGATGAAATTGACCGCGAGTTACCTATTTATCCATTTGACCTGATTGGCCGTGGTATTTTGATACCCGTTGAAGTTTTTCATAAAATAGGCCTGTTTGATGCGGAGCATTTCAAACACCGCGGCGATACCGAACTGCCTTTGAGGGCGCGCAAGGCAGGCTATAAGCTTATCTTATCCTTTAAACCGCTGGTGTTTGAAATGCCTGACAAAACGCATGGTGTAGATATTAAGCAGAAATATACATTTAAAGATGTTAAACCATTCTTTTGGGATTTCAGATCATCAACCTACATTAAATACCGTTTTTATTATTCCAGGATAGTTGCTGATAATCCATTGCAATTCGTTACTTTCTTCACCTTCAGTTTGATGGCGCATTCGCGTAAATTTCTTAGGAGATTTAAGCTGGTATGA